ATCGGTATAGATCACCATCACGTCGCTCGGGTTGTAGTCGTAGTACATCTCCCGGATATGGTTGGCATAGCTCTTGTCGCGGATAATGCCCAGCCCCAGGCCATCTGTCTGGAAGTAGAACACATCGTCCATCATGGCGTTGTAATACAGCGTGTGGCAGTGCCCGGCCCTTGCGAACATGAAGCCTTTCATGCTGTAGTCTATGATGTAGAGCGCCGAAGTGATAAAGGAGGTGCGCTCCAGGCAGCGGCTCAGGGCGCTGTTGGCCTGCTTCATAAACTCGCTCGGCGGCATGTCCTGCTGCATCAGGCCGTGGAAAATCCCCTTCATCTGGGCCATGTGGAACGCGGCCGAGATGCCCTTGCCCGACACGTCGCCGATGATGATGGCGATGCGCGACTCGCTCAGCTGCAGGAAGTCATAGAAATCGCCGCCCACCTCCTTGGCGGCCACCGCGTGCGTACTTATCTCAAACCAACTGTCGACCGGAAAGTTTTTCGGAATCAGGCTTTCCTGCACCTGCGTGGCAATCTTCAGCTCTTCCTTGTAGCGCTCGGTCTGCAGCGACTCCGCCACCAGCCGCAGGTTCTCGATGGTGAGGATGGTCTGGCTGGTGAAGGTGCGCAGTACGTTCACGGTCTCACGGTCAAAGCCCTGCTCGATGTCCTTCAGCAGGTAGAGCACCCCGGCCAGGTGCTTCTTCGACTTGATGGGCAGGATGATCAGCGACTTCCAGGGCAGCATCAGGTCGCGGAAACCGGGGTTGCGGTTCAGGTTGTTGTTTATATAGTCGATGTTGTGGATGTTGTAGGCCAGCAGCAAATGCCGGATGCGCTTGATCTGGTCGCTGTTGACGTTGAGCAGTTGCGTGACCTGCGGCTCGCCGTTGCGGACAAGCTCGAACCAGGCGGCGCTGGCGTCGGAGGCTTTGATGGTGCTCTCGAACAGCATGTCATAAACCTGCGCCTCGCTCTGCCCCTGCTGGATGGACTGGCTCAGGCGCTGGAAGTTGAGCAGGTCCTCGCTCTTCTGCTCAAACACGCTGGAGGTGGGCAAGCTGAACAGCGACACCAGAAAGGCCGCCAGGGTGTAAAAGCCGACAAACATCATGGCCAGCAGCAGAAACCCCACCTGGGTGTAGTCTATCACCAGGTCGTGGCTGGTGGACATGCCCCGGAAGAAGCGCACAAAGATATAGCAGCTCAGCAGGATGGCGCCCAGCAGCACCAGCGACCGGCTCTTGTTGTTGAAGGTAAGGTATGCCACCCACTTCAGGTTGGTACACAGGAAGAGGATATAGAACCCCATCAGCGACAGCAGCGGCAGGAAGATGAAGCTGGTGTAGTGGAAGTTGAAGAGGGTGAGCAGCAACGTAGCGCCCAAGAGAAGCTCAAACCAGTCCCAGGCTATCTGCAGGAACCTGTTCTTGTGGTAGAGCAGCAACTGCCGCCATATATAAAAGGCCTTGGCCAGGAAAATGACCAGCAGGCCGAAGTTGATCTGGTACACCAGGTGCAGCAGCAGCACTGACTCTGTGTCGGCGTAATTGGTCATCACCCGGTAGCCCAGGAAAAGGGCCACGCTCAGGTAGGCCGCCACAGCCGCCTTCGAGAACAGGTTCCAGAGGTAGCCGATAAAGTCGATGCCCTTCAGCGCCTCTGCGCTCATGCGCTGGAAGAGAAACACAGCCACGATAAAAACGATGATGAGCAGGTTACTGACAAAGGGCAGCGCTATTTTGGCCGTGCCCTGCTCACGCATGCTCTCCGCCGACAGTAAGACGTTTGCTAACAGCAGAGCCCAGCTGACGACAGCGGAAATAACCAGCAAAGATTTCGCATTCGTCTTGTAAAGCATAAAACGGGTGTCCCCTGTCTTGTTTCCCTGCAACAGGATGTGGTTATTCTTTGATGTAATATTGGTGAAAGGTAATGAATTTTTCTGCTCTTTGGACAAAGTGTAGAATTGAGTTAGGGAAACCAACTTGCATAACGTAAAACGGAAGAAGGAGGTTAGCCTTCACCAACCGGCTTCTTCCGCTACATGGCATTGGCTCCAAAGAGGTGCGGGGCGCAGGGATCGGGGCAAAAGACGCTGCGCCCGAATGCCGTTCCGGCATCCTGATTCTCCGACCCTGAAACAGAGCCCGCCGTGTCTTTCGTCTGCGCGAACGATCCCGTACGGTTTATATATGGCTGCACCTGGCTGCCATATATAAACCTGGGTTCTCCACTTTTGAGGATGAGCTGCTTAGCGGCTGTAGTTGGGGGCCTCGCGCACCACCTGCACGTCGTGCGGATGGCTCTCGCGGAGGCCGGCACCCGTTATCTTCACCATCCTGGCTTCCTGCAGCTTCGCAATGTTCGGGGTGCCGCAGTAGCCCATGCCAGCGCGTATGCCCCCCACCAGCTGGTATATCACCTCCTGCACCAGGCCCTTGTAGGGCACGCGGCCTACGATGCCCTCGGGCACCAGTTTCTTCACGTTTGTCTCGCCGCTCTGGAAGTAACGGTCTTTCGAGCCTTCCTCCATCGCCTCCACGGAGCCCATGCCGCGGTAGGTCTTAAACTTGCGTCCCTCGTACAGGATCATCTCGCCGGGGGCCTCCTCGGTGCCCGCCAGCAGCGAACCGATCATCACGGTGCTGGCCCCGCCCGCCAGCGCCTTCACAATGTCGCCCGAGAACTTGATGCCGCCGTCTGCAATCACAGGCACGCCTGTTCCCGCCAGGCCCCGCACGGCCTCCATCACCGCCGACAACTGCGGCACGCCGATACCGGCAATCACGCGGGTGGTGCAGATAGAGCCGGGGCCCACGCCCACTTTCACGGCATCAGCGCCTGCGTCGGCCAGGGCCCTGGCGCCGTCGGCCGTGGCAATGTTGCCCGCGATCAGGTCCAGGTCCGGGAACGTGTCTTTTATTCTGCGGACGGCTTCCAGCACGCCTCTGGAGTGGCCGTGGGCCGTGTCAACGCTTATCACGTCCACGCCAGCCTCCACCAGCGCCCGCACGCGGTCCAGCACATCGGCCGTCACGCCCACGGCGGCCCCTACGCGCAGGCGGCCAAAAGTGTCTTTGCAGGCAAAGGGGCGGTCTTTCTTCTTCAGAATGTCTTTGTAGGTGATCAGGCCCACCAACTTGCCTTCCTCGTCCACCACCGGCAGTTTCTCTATCTTGTACTCCTGCAGAATATCCTCGGCCTTGGCCATATCGGTGCCCTTGGCCGCCGTAACCAGGTTTTGGGTGGTCATCACCGAGGACACGCCCTGTGTCAGGTCCTTCTCGAAGCGCAGGTCGCGGTTGGTGATGATGCCCGTGAGTTTGCCGGCATCGTTCACAATCGGGATGCCGCCGATTTTGTTGTCGGTCATGATCTGCACCGCATCGCCCAGGGTGGCCTTCTCGTTCAGCGTGATCGGGTCCAGGATCATGCCGCTTTCCGACCGCTTCACCTTGCGCACCTGCTGCGCCTGCTTCTTGATCGACATGTTTTTGTGGATGAAGCCGATACCGCCTTCCTGCGCCATCGCTATCGCCAGGTCGGCCTCGGTCACGGTGTCCATGGCTGCCGAAACAAGCGGTATGTTGATGCGGATGTTGCGCGTGAGTTGCGAGGAAGTGTCGGTCTGGTGGGGGAGAACCTCGGAGTAGGCCGGGAGTAGAAGCACGTCATCGTAGGTGAGCGCCTCGAATAAAATCTTAGACTGATCGGAGATCATGGCAAATAAATTAGGGGTTGTTATTTGCCGCGTAAAACTACGGAATTTCTTTGGATTACGCTGCACGCCATGCATATATATTTTCAGGGGCCGCCCCGCAGCAGTCTATATATAGCTGGTTGTTGATTGATAATTGCTATTTGTTAATTGTTAAAAGGTTATATGGCCGAATGAGGTAGCAGTCGCGTGCATGCAGGCCTGCAATTGTGCGGCTTCTGCACCTCTGGGAGGTCCATGCGCCGCAAGTTTATATATAAATCAGAGTCATCTGTGCCGCTCACTCAACCAATTAACAACAAACAACAAACAATCATCAACCAGCAATCAGTAGGTTGGCATGGTGGGGTCTACCTGCGTGGCCCAGGCGTGTATGCCGCCCTTAAGGTTGAGGAGGTTGTCGTAGCCGAGGCGCTGCGTGAGGTAGTGGATGGCCTGGGCGCTGCGGAAGCCGTGGTGGCAGATCATCACCACCGGAATGTCGCGGCGGATGCGGCTCGCCTGCTTCGGCAACTCGCCCAGCGGAACAAGCTCGCCGCCGAGGTTGCACAGCTCAAACTCGGCCGGCTCGCGCACGTCCACCAGTTGCAGGTTGGTGCTGCGCGACAAGCGCTCCTTCAGTTCCTGTGCCGTAATCTCGTCCATATTCTATATGCTCCTTGGGGGCTATAATATGTAGCGCGGCGCTTCCCGGTTTGTTGTGCGCGGGCCGCAAATTTAAGCAGCCGTTTGTTTACATCCCACGCCTGGCGCTTGTAACTTGCGGCGATGGATATCCTGCAGAATATAACCGAGGCATGGCAGGCCATGCAGCTAATCGAAGTGATAGGCGTGCTGACCGGCATTGTGAACGTGTGGCTGGCGGCCCGGCAGCATATATGGACGTGGCCGGTGGGGCTGGTGAGCGTGGCCATGTACGTGCTGGTGTTTTACGATGCCCGCCTCTACGCCGATATGGGCCTCAACGTCTTCTATTTCGTGACGAGCCTGTACGGCTGGTATATATGGCTGTACGGCGGCAAGAACCACACCGGGCGCAGGGTGGGGCGTGTGCGCCGGAAGGAGATGGCGGCGCTGTTGGGGCTGGGGGTGGTCTTTACCCTGGCGCTGGGCTACTTCCTGGACAATTACACCAACGCTGACCTCTCTTACGCCGATGCCGGCACCACGGCCATCAGCCTGATCGGGTACTGGATGATGGCCAAAAAGCTGCTGGAGAACTGGATTGTGTGGGTGGTGGTGGATGTGTTTTATGTGGGCATCTACTTCTACAAAGAGCTCTACCTCACCAGTTTCCTGTATGTGGTGTTTCTGCTGCTCT
This window of the Pontibacter russatus genome carries:
- a CDS encoding GAF domain-containing SpoIIE family protein phosphatase, translated to MLYKTNAKSLLVISAVVSWALLLANVLLSAESMREQGTAKIALPFVSNLLIIVFIVAVFLFQRMSAEALKGIDFIGYLWNLFSKAAVAAYLSVALFLGYRVMTNYADTESVLLLHLVYQINFGLLVIFLAKAFYIWRQLLLYHKNRFLQIAWDWFELLLGATLLLTLFNFHYTSFIFLPLLSLMGFYILFLCTNLKWVAYLTFNNKSRSLVLLGAILLSCYIFVRFFRGMSTSHDLVIDYTQVGFLLLAMMFVGFYTLAAFLVSLFSLPTSSVFEQKSEDLLNFQRLSQSIQQGQSEAQVYDMLFESTIKASDASAAWFELVRNGEPQVTQLLNVNSDQIKRIRHLLLAYNIHNIDYINNNLNRNPGFRDLMLPWKSLIILPIKSKKHLAGVLYLLKDIEQGFDRETVNVLRTFTSQTILTIENLRLVAESLQTERYKEELKIATQVQESLIPKNFPVDSWFEISTHAVAAKEVGGDFYDFLQLSESRIAIIIGDVSGKGISAAFHMAQMKGIFHGLMQQDMPPSEFMKQANSALSRCLERTSFITSALYIIDYSMKGFMFARAGHCHTLYYNAMMDDVFYFQTDGLGLGIIRDKSYANHIREMYYDYNPSDVMVIYTDGIVEARNAKNEEYGEDRLKYMLEQTYHLEAEDIKYAIINDLQDFTGPDNLYDDQTLLVIKFKPVEPNK
- the guaB gene encoding IMP dehydrogenase; amino-acid sequence: MISDQSKILFEALTYDDVLLLPAYSEVLPHQTDTSSQLTRNIRINIPLVSAAMDTVTEADLAIAMAQEGGIGFIHKNMSIKKQAQQVRKVKRSESGMILDPITLNEKATLGDAVQIMTDNKIGGIPIVNDAGKLTGIITNRDLRFEKDLTQGVSSVMTTQNLVTAAKGTDMAKAEDILQEYKIEKLPVVDEEGKLVGLITYKDILKKKDRPFACKDTFGRLRVGAAVGVTADVLDRVRALVEAGVDVISVDTAHGHSRGVLEAVRRIKDTFPDLDLIAGNIATADGARALADAGADAVKVGVGPGSICTTRVIAGIGVPQLSAVMEAVRGLAGTGVPVIADGGIKFSGDIVKALAGGASTVMIGSLLAGTEEAPGEMILYEGRKFKTYRGMGSVEAMEEGSKDRYFQSGETNVKKLVPEGIVGRVPYKGLVQEVIYQLVGGIRAGMGYCGTPNIAKLQEARMVKITGAGLRESHPHDVQVVREAPNYSR
- a CDS encoding rhodanese-like domain-containing protein — translated: MDEITAQELKERLSRSTNLQLVDVREPAEFELCNLGGELVPLGELPKQASRIRRDIPVVMICHHGFRSAQAIHYLTQRLGYDNLLNLKGGIHAWATQVDPTMPTY
- the pnuC gene encoding nicotinamide riboside transporter PnuC — its product is MDILQNITEAWQAMQLIEVIGVLTGIVNVWLAARQHIWTWPVGLVSVAMYVLVFYDARLYADMGLNVFYFVTSLYGWYIWLYGGKNHTGRRVGRVRRKEMAALLGLGVVFTLALGYFLDNYTNADLSYADAGTTAISLIGYWMMAKKLLENWIVWVVVDVFYVGIYFYKELYLTSFLYVVFLLLCVKGYRDWRKDLRVPQQPAVQAGA